A window of Vicinamibacteria bacterium genomic DNA:
GGCGGCTCGCGAAGCGCTCGCTCCATGTCCTCTCGCGATTGGATACGACTCACCGGAAGCCGGGGCAGCTTTTCGAAATGCGACACGACGAGGTCGATGGCGCGGTAGCCGAGTCTCATCATCTCCTCGCGATCGAGGGTCAAGTCCTTCGTTGCCATCTCGCTGGTTCCTCCTCTTCTCGGTGGCAAACGCGCCTCGTGCCATGACATTCTGGCCCATGGCTCTCGTCGTACCAAACGAGCTCGACGAACGGTTCGCCCTCGTCGCCTCGTTTCTGAGACGAGCGCGGAGCGTGCTGTTCGTAACCGGAGCCGGCATCTCCGCCGATTCGGGACTGCCCACTTACCGCGGAGTGGGCGGCCTTTATGAGGTGGCGGACACCCCCGAAGGTCTCCCGATCGAAGAGATTCTCTCGGGCGAGATGGTGCGGCGCAATCCCGCCCTCACGTGGCAGTACCTCCACGAGATCGAATCGGCGACGCGGGGAGCGCGGTTCAACGCGGCGCACGCATTCGTGGCGGAAGCCGAGAAGCGTCACGAGCGCGTATGGGTCATTACTCAGAACGTCGACGGATTGCACCGAAGCGCGGGATCCAATCGCGTCATCGATATCCATGGCGACATCCACGACCTGCGATGCACGGACTGCGACTTCACCGAAACGGTCGCGAGCTTCGAGACACTCGCACCCTTGCCGCTCTGCCCCCGATGCAACTCGGCTCTGCGGCCCGACGTCGTCCTCTTCGGTGAGCTTCTTCCCACCGCGAAGGTCTGGACCATGGAAAAAGAGCTGGCGGCCGGATTCGACGTCGTTTTCTCCGTGGGGACGACCAGCGTTTTCCCGTACATCGTGCGTCCCGTGCTCGAGGCGAAGCGCCGCGGCGTTCCCACGGTCGAGATCAATCCCGGCGAGACGGTCGTCTCCGACCTGGTGGACGTGAAGCTGCCTCTCGGTGCCGCCGACGCCTTCCAGGCAATCAGCAAACAGCTCTAGGCGAGCGAGAGAGCTCGCTCTACCTTATGGGCGACTCAGTCCAGTTCTCGAGTCGCAAGCGGGGAATTCGGCTCATGTGCTCGATGTTGTCGGTGACGAGCACGGCGTCGCTACTCAAGGCATGAGACGCTATGGCCACGTCGAAGTCCTCGATCGGGACGCCTCGCTTCTCGAGATCGGCTTTGATTCGACCGAAGGCTCGACTCACGTCGTCCGACCAGTTCGCACGCACCAGGTTCTCGAGAAGGACGTCGAAGCGCCGACGAAGTCGTTTTCGTCGCGCCGAGCGCGGCAGTCTTGCCAGGCCGTATTCGATCTCCGCCACCACGGGCTGCGGAAGAGAGACATCGGTACGACGATGTGCTGTTAGCCGTGCGGCCACGTTCGGATCCCCTCGCATGAGAAACGATACGGTATTCGTGTCGAGGACGTACTTCACAGCTCGGGCGGGGCCTTCCGAGTCCGGCGAGAGGAGATGACGCGCATCATCTCCTCCGCGGCTCGAACTCCCTGTTTGTCCTTCACCGCGTCGGCGAGCATTTCTCTCAGCCGGGGGCTCCAGGACGTCTCCTCACGGATTCTGGCCTCGAGCGTCTCGACGATGTACCGGTTCCTGCTCACCCCTTGCTCCTCGGCCCTCTGGTCGAGCTTCTCCAGCAATTCCTTGG
This region includes:
- a CDS encoding NAD-dependent protein deacylase; translation: MALVVPNELDERFALVASFLRRARSVLFVTGAGISADSGLPTYRGVGGLYEVADTPEGLPIEEILSGEMVRRNPALTWQYLHEIESATRGARFNAAHAFVAEAEKRHERVWVITQNVDGLHRSAGSNRVIDIHGDIHDLRCTDCDFTETVASFETLAPLPLCPRCNSALRPDVVLFGELLPTAKVWTMEKELAAGFDVVFSVGTTSVFPYIVRPVLEAKRRGVPTVEINPGETVVSDLVDVKLPLGAADAFQAISKQL
- a CDS encoding YlcI/YnfO family protein, giving the protein MTTTVHLPKELLEKLDQRAEEQGVSRNRYIVETLEARIREETSWSPRLREMLADAVKDKQGVRAAEEMMRVISSRRTRKAPPEL
- a CDS encoding type II toxin-antitoxin system VapC family toxin; this translates as MKYVLDTNTVSFLMRGDPNVAARLTAHRRTDVSLPQPVVAEIEYGLARLPRSARRKRLRRRFDVLLENLVRANWSDDVSRAFGRIKADLEKRGVPIEDFDVAIASHALSSDAVLVTDNIEHMSRIPRLRLENWTESPIR